The candidate division KSB1 bacterium genome window below encodes:
- a CDS encoding isoaspartyl peptidase/L-asparaginase, giving the protein MKEFALAVHGGAGVIPRNFADKIKQEYLDGLEEALKVGLVILQKGGASLDAVEATVKTLEDNLKFNAGKGSVFNHEGNHEMDASIMNGTDLSCGAVAGIRGVKNPIKLARLVMERTVHVALVGLGAEQFAQKMNVEFCDNDYFYSQLRYDQWTKAKERDSIRLDHSVDDDSQTKEKGTVGAVALDKNGNLAAATSTGGLTNKKYGRLSDSSQIGCGNYANNKTCAVSCTGTGEEFIRHVVAYDIHSQMFYKGLSLEQAAHNVVHQTLKPDDGGIIAVDNLGNIVFDYNSVGMFRAAADSENIYEVKIWE; this is encoded by the coding sequence ATGAAAGAATTTGCTCTCGCTGTGCACGGCGGCGCTGGTGTTATCCCAAGAAATTTTGCTGACAAAATTAAGCAGGAATATTTGGATGGCTTAGAGGAAGCGCTAAAAGTGGGTCTCGTAATTTTACAGAAAGGCGGCGCCAGCCTGGATGCCGTTGAAGCCACAGTTAAAACTTTAGAGGACAATCTGAAATTCAACGCCGGGAAAGGTTCAGTCTTCAATCATGAAGGCAACCATGAGATGGATGCTTCAATTATGAATGGTACCGATCTATCATGCGGCGCTGTGGCTGGGATTCGAGGAGTAAAAAATCCCATCAAACTTGCTCGTTTGGTTATGGAAAGGACTGTTCATGTGGCTTTGGTTGGTTTGGGAGCTGAACAGTTTGCCCAAAAAATGAATGTTGAATTTTGTGATAACGATTATTTTTATTCCCAACTTCGTTATGACCAGTGGACGAAAGCAAAAGAACGAGATTCGATTCGCCTGGATCATTCTGTAGATGATGATTCGCAGACAAAAGAAAAAGGGACGGTTGGCGCTGTGGCATTGGATAAAAATGGCAACCTGGCGGCTGCAACCTCTACAGGAGGATTGACCAACAAAAAATATGGTCGTCTTAGTGACAGCTCCCAAATTGGCTGTGGAAATTATGCAAATAACAAAACCTGTGCAGTTTCATGTACTGGCACAGGTGAAGAATTTATCCGTCATGTGGTTGCATATGACATTCATAGTCAAATGTTTTACAAAGGCTTGAGTTTAGAACAAGCAGCGCATAATGTGGTTCATCAAACGCTAAAGCCTGATGATGGCGGCATTATTGCCGTGGATAATCTTGGCAATATTGTGTTTGATTATAATTCGGTAGGCATGTTCCGAGCTGCCGCCGATTCGGAGAATATCTATGAAGTGAAGATTTGGGAGTAA
- a CDS encoding DUF3179 domain-containing protein, which translates to MAAVYSRELSNSDGGNNVLTLSASGWTYDFTFVLYDYETESLWYHMPGEDGLTCISGVYADRKLAEFQSTKTRWRTWKQEHPNTKFMDPDSK; encoded by the coding sequence TTGGCTGCCGTGTACAGCCGGGAATTATCGAATTCGGACGGTGGTAACAATGTCCTTACACTAAGTGCTAGTGGCTGGACGTATGACTTCACTTTTGTATTGTATGATTATGAAACCGAAAGTTTATGGTATCACATGCCAGGAGAAGACGGTTTAACCTGTATCAGCGGGGTATATGCAGACCGCAAACTTGCAGAATTCCAATCGACTAAAACTCGCTGGCGCACGTGGAAGCAAGAGCATCCGAATACTAAGTTTATGGATCCCGATTCCAAATAA
- a CDS encoding DUF3179 domain-containing protein, whose product MKSSSISSFFVVVLLVFLSACKDETTVEYLQNPNPEDEVITDDPVQTDTTEIFIVDATGKKWEIGHAVRQYGFEPVKFQFGLGPNAIPPILDPQMIWPGQPGYPDDGSTFLVLGISLEEDARAYSIQRLSSSEVADEKFGDVHVAVAY is encoded by the coding sequence GTGAAGTCTTCCAGTATTTCCAGTTTCTTCGTTGTTGTTCTCCTCGTCTTTCTGAGTGCGTGTAAAGATGAAACAACCGTAGAATATCTTCAAAATCCTAATCCGGAAGATGAAGTAATCACAGATGACCCGGTGCAGACAGATACAACTGAGATCTTTATCGTCGATGCAACCGGTAAAAAGTGGGAAATAGGTCACGCAGTGCGTCAATATGGCTTCGAGCCCGTCAAATTTCAGTTTGGACTGGGGCCGAACGCGATCCCACCAATTCTTGACCCTCAAATGATTTGGCCTGGTCAACCTGGTTATCCGGATGATGGCAGCACTTTTCTAGTTCTTGGGATCAGCTTGGAAGAGGATGCTCGTGCTTATTCTATTCAAAGGCTGAGTTCTAGCGAAGTCGCCGATGAGAAATTTGGCGATGTGCACGTGGCTGTGGCTTACTGA
- a CDS encoding PTS sugar transporter subunit IIC, whose amino-acid sequence MINEILVVFFVGGVIGLDSTAAWQVLISHPIIACTLIGTIFGDPQLGLFFGIIFELIWLYDVPTGGAKYPEGNIGSFVGLMIALSIKNNSNFSESWIILLTSVFAIIIAYIFGSAIVRLRQFNKRLIEKADQFAETGDVNGVERIHLIAFVLAYFHSAVLSLVFYLSGLFIVNQLLMQLPGEAPLTKQQIQLVFLAMGSVIIFQLFFERKNMRYLVIAIFAGILLTIIF is encoded by the coding sequence ATGATAAATGAAATCTTGGTGGTGTTTTTTGTTGGCGGAGTTATTGGGCTTGATTCAACAGCTGCTTGGCAGGTTTTAATATCACATCCAATTATAGCCTGCACACTAATCGGAACAATTTTCGGAGATCCTCAGCTTGGTTTATTTTTTGGAATTATTTTTGAGTTAATCTGGCTTTACGATGTTCCCACCGGCGGGGCAAAATACCCGGAAGGAAACATCGGCTCATTCGTCGGTCTGATGATTGCTCTTTCAATTAAGAATAATTCAAACTTCTCGGAGTCCTGGATTATTCTACTGACATCTGTCTTTGCAATAATCATTGCTTATATTTTTGGCTCTGCCATCGTAAGATTGCGCCAGTTTAACAAGCGCTTAATTGAAAAGGCTGATCAGTTTGCCGAAACCGGCGATGTTAATGGCGTTGAAAGGATTCATCTGATTGCTTTTGTTTTGGCATATTTTCACAGTGCGGTACTTAGTTTAGTATTTTATTTAAGTGGATTATTTATTGTGAATCAACTTTTAATGCAGTTACCGGGTGAAGCCCCGTTGACAAAGCAACAAATTCAACTGGTCTTCTTAGCAATGGGATCCGTTATCATTTTCCAGTTATTTTTTGAACGAAAGAACATGCGATACCTGGTAATAGCCATTTTTGCCGGAATTCTCTTAACTATCATATTTTAA
- a CDS encoding PTS system mannose/fructose/sorbose family transporter subunit IID: MRSLRKIDLIRILFRSFYIQASWNYQRLIALGFCYCLIPSIKKLYSDKEGRSECLKRHLQFFNAHPYFASFALGAVARLEEKKIFEKWESDKPIIVFKDRLCGPLGAVGDKLFWQTIKPLTALLSVFTSLLLGFLGPIVLFVSYNIPHLYMRYYGIIRGYEMDFDIVRELSKRKYEKQYQILRSIGFVLLGLFIGYIIVFTGETFDWSMVAFLFLVVSITWYFVKARKPISWPIFLNLALLMVFNIFVP, from the coding sequence ATGCGATCACTCAGGAAAATAGATTTAATTAGAATATTGTTTCGAAGTTTTTATATCCAGGCATCCTGGAATTATCAAAGGCTTATCGCATTGGGATTTTGCTATTGTTTGATACCATCTATTAAAAAACTATATTCTGATAAAGAAGGTAGAAGCGAATGCTTGAAACGGCATTTGCAATTTTTTAATGCACATCCTTATTTTGCCTCTTTTGCATTAGGCGCCGTAGCTCGCCTGGAGGAGAAAAAAATATTTGAAAAATGGGAATCTGATAAACCTATCATAGTTTTTAAAGATCGCCTTTGTGGGCCGTTAGGTGCTGTTGGCGATAAATTATTTTGGCAAACGATTAAACCCCTAACTGCTTTACTGAGCGTGTTTACAAGCTTACTCTTGGGCTTTTTAGGACCTATTGTGCTGTTTGTCTCTTATAATATTCCGCATTTATATATGCGTTATTACGGCATAATTCGAGGCTACGAAATGGATTTCGATATAGTACGTGAATTATCAAAAAGAAAATATGAAAAACAATACCAAATTTTGCGTTCCATAGGATTTGTACTTCTTGGATTGTTCATCGGCTATATTATTGTTTTCACCGGAGAAACATTCGACTGGTCTATGGTCGCTTTTCTATTTTTAGTAGTTTCAATTACATGGTATTTCGTAAAAGCCAGAAAACCAATTAGTTGGCCTATTTTTTTAAACCTTGCTTTACTAATGGTCTTTAATATCTTTGTACCTTAA